The following proteins are co-located in the Microbacterium immunditiarum genome:
- a CDS encoding hemerythrin domain-containing protein, translating into MTEGEKTRLIAWSNELKAVHGRLREALRVSQAAAKASEPSGASARELLLFCHGFCTALTGHHEGEDRELFPAIATAHPGLAPTLRKLEQDHSMIAQLVAALEAATERGLPSDKLEAHLEGIAAIMESHFRYEERELLTVLETLALDADPSDVLGPL; encoded by the coding sequence GTGACTGAGGGCGAGAAGACCAGGCTCATCGCCTGGAGCAACGAACTGAAAGCCGTCCACGGGCGACTCCGCGAAGCACTCCGCGTGTCGCAGGCCGCCGCGAAAGCCAGCGAGCCAAGTGGGGCGTCGGCGCGCGAGCTATTGCTGTTCTGCCACGGCTTCTGCACCGCGCTGACCGGCCACCATGAAGGCGAGGACAGAGAGCTGTTCCCTGCCATCGCCACCGCACACCCTGGCCTCGCGCCGACGTTACGGAAGCTTGAGCAGGATCACTCGATGATCGCCCAACTCGTCGCGGCCTTGGAGGCCGCCACCGAGCGCGGCTTGCCTTCGGACAAGCTCGAAGCGCATCTGGAAGGGATCGCCGCCATCATGGAATCCCACTTCCGGTACGAGGAACGTGAACTCCTCACCGTTCTCGAAACCCTCGCGCTGGACGCCGATCCCAGCGACGTTCTCGGACCCCTATAG